DNA sequence from the Candidatus Bipolaricaulota bacterium genome:
TGAGTTCGATGCCCAGGGCTCCATCCGCCGCGGGGTGGTCGTGCGACACCTCGTCCTCCCCGGTGCGGTCGAGAACAGCATCGCCGTCCTGCGCACCCTCGCCCGTGAGATCTCCCCTGAGATCTACATCTCTCTCATGGCCCAGTACCACCCCACTCCGCCCGTCCGGACACATCCAACTCTCTCCCGCACCATCACCCCGGAGGAGTACGAACGAGTATTGGATGAAGCGGAGCGGCTCGGGTTCACGCACGGGTTCATCCAGGAGCTCTCCAGCGCGGGGAACTACCTCCCCGAGTTCATGCGGGAGAATCCGTTCGGTTGAGCTTCTTGCACACCCGCCGGTAAACCTGCTATTATGAGAATTGAGAAGACCATAAGGAGAGGGAGAAGGCATGTCTGGACATAATAAATGGGCGAACATAAAGTACCGTAAGGAGCGGCAGGACAAGAAGCGCTCCGGCATCTTCGCCAAGTTGATCAAGGAGATCACTCTGCAGGCGCGCAACGGCGATCCGAACCCGGAGAACAATCCCGGGCTCGCCCACGCGATCGAGCGGGCGCGCGCGGCGAACCTGCCGAAGGAGAACATCGAGCGGGCGATCAAGCGGGCGACCGGCGAGCTGGAGGGCGTCAGCTACGAGGAGATCACGTACGAAGGGTATGGTCCGGAAGGAGTGGCGATCCTGGTGCGGGTGGTGACCGACAACCGCAACCGCGCCGCCGCCGCGGTACGCCACATCTTCAGCAAGCACGGGGGGAACCTCGCCGCCGCCGGGAGCGTGGCCTGGCTGTTCGAGCGACGCGGGGTACTGACCCTCGAACAGCTTCCGGATGAGGTGGACAAGGACGAGCTTTTGATGAACCTGATCGAGCTCGGGGCACAGGAGTTCGACGATCAGGGCGACCTGATCGAGGTCTACTGTTCTCCGAACGACCTCGCCGCCCTCACGCAGGAGGTGGGGAAGCTCGGGATCACCCCGACGCGCGCCGAGGTGACGATGATCCCCAAGAACACCGTGCACGTAGAAGGGACGGCGGCGGAGAAGGTTCTCAAGCTGATCGACGCCCTCGATGACAACGAGGACGTCCAGGAGGTATTCGCCAACTTCGACATCCCGGATGAAATTCTGGCCAAGGTCGAGGGCGGTTAAACTGCGTACAGGAGGGAAGATGAACAGACTCAGTTGGTTGTTGGTGCTGTGCGCGGTGGTTACCCTGAGCGCCGCGGTGTTCGGGGAGACGATCATCACTACGAACGGATCGGTATTGCAGGGGACAATCGAGTTCGGGATCCCGGGGGTGATCAGCGTCACTTCGGATACCGGAGACGTATACACCGTGCAACGATCGAACATCAAGGCGATCCGGTTCGGCGGCGAGGACGGAACGGTTACGGTGGAGACGTTCGACGGAAACATCCTCGTAGGCAAGATCGGAGGGATCCCGGAGGTGATCGGGCTGCGGACCCCGGCTGGTGACGTGCAGTCGGTGAAGCTAACAAGCATCCAAGAGATCCGGTTCCCTGCCCCCGGACAACCGACCGCCTCGACCACGACAACAACGACTACACCAGCCCCTGCCACGACCACCGGCACTACCGGAGTTTCGCCAACGGCACTGGCGGAACAAGTTAAAGATGCCTACGGCAACGGGCGGTGGGGATTCACCCTTGGGCTTGACACCGGCTACCAGTTCGGCTTTTCGTCCCTG
Encoded proteins:
- a CDS encoding YebC/PmpR family DNA-binding transcriptional regulator gives rise to the protein MSGHNKWANIKYRKERQDKKRSGIFAKLIKEITLQARNGDPNPENNPGLAHAIERARAANLPKENIERAIKRATGELEGVSYEEITYEGYGPEGVAILVRVVTDNRNRAAAAVRHIFSKHGGNLAAAGSVAWLFERRGVLTLEQLPDEVDKDELLMNLIELGAQEFDDQGDLIEVYCSPNDLAALTQEVGKLGITPTRAEVTMIPKNTVHVEGTAAEKVLKLIDALDDNEDVQEVFANFDIPDEILAKVEGG